One stretch of Chaetodon auriga isolate fChaAug3 chromosome 18, fChaAug3.hap1, whole genome shotgun sequence DNA includes these proteins:
- the psmc6 gene encoding 26S proteasome regulatory subunit 10B, with protein MADTREKALQDYRKKLLEHKEVDGRLKELREQLREQTKQYEKSENDLKALQSVGQIVGEVLKQLTEEKFIVKATNGPRYVVGCRRQLDKSQLKPGTRVALDMTTLTIMRYLPREVDPLVYNMSHEDPGSVSYSEIGGLSEQIRELREVIELPLTNPELFQRVGIIPPKGCLLYGPPGTGKTLLARAVASQLDCNFLKVVSSSIVDKYIGESARLIREMFNYARDHQPCIIFMDEIDAIGGRRFSEGTSADREIQRTLMELLNQMDGFDTLHRVKMIMATNRPDTLDPALLRPGRLDRKIHIELPNEQARLDILKIHSSPITKHGEIDFEAIVKLSDGFNGADLRNVCTEAGLFAIRSDREYVTQEDFMKAVRKVADSKKLESKLDYKPV; from the exons ATGGCGGACACTCGAGAGAAAGCGCTGCAGGATTACAGGAAAAAATTACTCGAACACAAAGAAGTTGACGGACGTTTAAAAGAAT taagaGAGCAGCTGAGAGAACAAACTAAACAGTACGAGAAATCAGAGAATGACCTAAAAGCTCTGCAAAGTGTTGGTCAG ATTGTTGGAGAAGTGCTCAAACAGCTGACTGAGGAGAAAT TCATCGTCAAGGCCACAAACGGCCCCCGATATGTGGTTGGGTGCCGCAGACAG ttGGACAAGTCACAGCTGAAGCCTGGCACCAGAGTGGCTTTGGACATGACTACGCTCACTATAATGAG GTACCTGCCCAGGGAGGTGGACCCTCTGGTGTACAACATGTCCCATGAGGACCCTGGCAGTGTCTCATACTCTGAGATTGGAGGCTTGTCTGAACAGATCCGTGAGCTGAGAGAG GTGATTGAGCTGCCTCTGACCAACCCTGAGCTCTTCCAGAGAGTTGGGATCATTCCCCCAAAAGGCTGTCTGCTCTACGGGCCTCCAG GCACTGGGAAGACTCTTCTTGCCAGAGCAGTGGCCAGTCAGCTGGACTGTAACTTCCTCAAG GTGGTGTCCAGCTCTATTGTGGACAAGTACATTGGTGAGAGTGCCAGGCTGATCAGAGAGATGTTCAACTATGCTAGAGACCACCAGCCATGCATCATCTTCATGGATGAGATCGATGCCATTG GTGGCCGTCGTTTCTCTGAGGGAACCTCTGCTGACAGAGAGATCCAGAGGACTCTGATGGAG CTGCTGAACCAGATGGACGGCTTCGACACACTGCATAGAGTCAAGATGATCATGGCCACCAACAGACCTGACACTCTGGACCCTGCCCTGCTGCGGCCCGGTAGATTGGACCGTAAAATCC ACATCGAACTGCCCAATGAACAGGCTCGTCTGGACATCCTCAAGATCCACTCCAGTCCCATCACCAAGCATGGCGAAATAG ATTTCGAAGCCATTGTGAAGCTGTCAGATGGTTTCAATGGAGCTGATCTGAGAAATGTGTGCACAGAAGCAG GTTTGTTCGCCATCCGCTCTGACCGTGAGTATGTCACCCAGGAAGACTTCATGAAAGCTGTCCGGAAGGTTGCTGATTCAAAGAAGCTGGAGTCCAAACTGGACTATAAGCCTGTGTAA